Proteins from one Sabethes cyaneus chromosome 2, idSabCyanKW18_F2, whole genome shotgun sequence genomic window:
- the LOC128734834 gene encoding sorting nexin-17, giving the protein MPSERTVTETMHFSIPDTQEFGSDNSGSSFTGFNIHINGSFHCCLRYKQLHSLHEQLKRSLPTLVLPSFPPKKLLPLTPSQIEQRRVSLERYIQLVGQDPVLCRSELLRAFLLNAQQESSFTECREVNVDVFLMNGYRISTKAFTTDCSSKVLEKACALVDLPKEFTYYFSLYLMRKETNGEIAITKKLMDFEAPYISQKQWEDCKIVIRTSYWDTRYDLELLRDRIALNLLYIQALSDVERGWIITTRDLNEQLTDLQARGNKREYLEIVRKLPLYGCLQFPRVCVDYPQQNTMATIIIGNRELNMLTHCGKKIQETKFKVTRIRCWRVTTIHNNEEISSNSSSESREGSGNLELSFEYLMAKNQLKWITIYSDQSMLMSVCLQSIVDELLNQKNGSDINNIQTHQAEFAPLSYIRRDGSNYCITDSSSTDTLSSISDSNSTTNQTNGSGHNGTSFIRRKLKEFNTTVRFKSGKDSVHNEAFEWIGDDDL; this is encoded by the exons ATGCCTTCTGAGCGCACCGTGACAGAAACAATGCATTTCTCCATTCCGGATACGCAGGAGTTCGGCTCGGACAATTCCGGATCATCGTTCACG GGTTTCAACATTCACATCAACGGTAGCTTCCACTGTTGTCTCCGCTACAAGCAACTTCACAGCCTGCACGAACAGCTGAAGCGCTCACTGCCCACGCTGGTACTGCCAAGCTTTCCGCCCAAGAAACTGCTGCCTTTGACGCCCAGCCAAATCGAGCAGCGGCGAGTCAGCCTCGAGCGGTACATTCAACTAG TCGGACAAGATCCAGTGCTATGCCGTTCGGAGCTGCTCCGAGCATTTCTGCTCAATGCGCAACAGGAATCATCGTTCACGGAATGTCGGGAAGTCAACGTGGACGTGTTCCTCATGAATGGCTATCGGATATCGACTAAGGCCTTCACCACAGATTGCTCgagcaaggtgctggagaaagCTTGTGCCCTCGTGGATCTGCCCAAAGAATTTACGTACTATTTCTCACTGTATCTGATGCGCAAAGAGACCAACGGGGAGATTGCCATCACCAAAAAGCTGATGGACTTTGAAGCTCCTTACATTTCCCAAAAACAATGGGAAGACTGCAAGATTGTGATACGAACTAGTTACTGGGACACCAGGTACGATCTGGAACTGCTGCGGGATAGAATCGCATTGAACCTTCTGTACATTCAGGCTTTGAGCGACGTAGAACGTGGCTGGATTATCACCACTCGTGATCTGAATGAACAACTGACGGACTTGCAGGCGCGAGGGAATAAACGAGAGTATTTGGAGATTGTgcgaaagcttccactctacggTTGCTTGCAGTTTCCGCGGGTATGCGTAGACTATCCCCAGCAGAACACGATGGCTACCATTATTATTGGAAATCGAGAACTGAACATGCTCACTCATTGCGGTAAGAAAATACAGGAAACCAAATTCAAAGTGACGAGAATTCGCTGCTGGCGGGTGACAACTATCCATAAT AACGAAGAAATATCATCGAACTCATCCTCCGAAAGCCGTGAAGGTTCCGGTAACCTAGAGCTTTCGTTCGAGTATTTGATGGCCAAGAACCAGCTCAAATGGATCACCATTTATAGCGACCAGTCGATGCTTATGTCCGTGTGCCTTCAGTCGATCGTGGATGAACTGCTCAATCAGAAAAACGGATCTGACATCAACAATATACAG ACTCATCAAGCGGAGTTTGCTCCTCTTTCCTACATTAGACGGGATGGTTCCAATTACTGCATCACGGATTCCAGCTCAACCGATACTCTTAGTAGCATT AGCGACAGTAACAGTACAACGAATCAAACCAATGGCAGTGGCCACAATGGTACCTCGTTTATCCGACGCAAATTGAAGGAGTTTAACACGACGGTTCGTTTCAAATCGGGCAAAGATTCCGTTCACAACGAAGCGTTTGAATGGATTGGCGATGATGATTTGTAA